The window TGCTGTTGAAATTGTAAAAAGAAGGCTTCCTGATATACGAATCCGCCCAATCAATCTAAAAAAGATTGGTGAGGAGATTAAAATTATCAGAAGCATATTTAATGCTGCCTGGAAAGATAACTGGGGCTTTATTCCGCTATCGGAAGAGGAATTTAATTCGCTTGCAGCTCACCTGAAAACCATTGTGGACCCCAATTTTGCCCATGTAGCTGAAATCAACGGGGAAGCAGTGGGGTTTTCCGTGGCGCTTCCTGACTACAATCAGATTCTGAGAGATATGGACGGAAAATTGTTTCCGTTTGGATTTCTGAAAATACTGTTGCGGAAAAAAAAGATCGATAAGATACGCACAGCACTGATGGGTGTGAAGCCGGAACATCAGGGGAAAGGAATTGATGTGCTTCTGCACCGCGAAGCTATTGAGAACGGCCTCAAACAAGGCATGTACTCTTCGGAAGTAGGCTGGATTCTGGAAAACAACGTGCAGATGATAAGGGTGGCAGAACGTATAGGCGGCGAGCTGGACAAGGTTTACCGCATGTACCGGAAAAAACTTTGACGTTGCAAGGGCGGCAATCGCCGGTTAGCTGAGTTTTTTACGGCGCATCTTTTCATATATGCTAAAAAGAAGATCAAAATGTTCATCTACAGTGCAGATCAAATCTTCTGCAGCCTGTAATGCTGCCTGGCAAAGCTCACTTCGATCCCGGTTTGAGATAGACAGAAGGGCTTCGGCGAGCTCATCTTGCTTACCGGTTGCATAGATTTCCGAGTACTCTTTGCCGGCAAGTTCTACAGCTCCTCCGCGGTCGGGAACCACAATTGGCAGACCGCTGCAAAGTGCTTCGGCAACGACAAGACCATATGTCTCAGCTCCTGAGCCGTGTACAAAGAAATCTGCACTTGCCAGAATATCTGCAAGATCATCCCGGTTTGAGGTAAATCCCATCAATTTTACATGGTCAGACTTGTCCGACTTATGTTTAATCCACCTCTTGAGGGGTCCGGACCCGAAAATAATAAGCCCCATCTCTTTTTTTTCAGAAGCCTTAATAAATCCATCAATAATAGTGCTGAGGCGTTTTTCAGGATGAAAGCGGCTAATGCTGACAAAGAGTGATGCATTTTCACCCAATCCAAGCTCTCTGAGTAACTTCTTTCTGAGTTCATTGCTGCGGCGCTGAGGAGAAAAAAAGGATTTATTGATGCCGAACGGTACTGCAAC of the Rhodohalobacter mucosus genome contains:
- a CDS encoding glycosyltransferase; its protein translation is MKVIDVAEFYTDQGGGVKTYINQKLKAAARLGHEMIVVAPGREAGEEERFGGRVIWVQGPPLPLDPRYVILWRQKEVHRILDREKPDIVEGSSAWTGGHFAGNWEGDAVKSLIFHQDPVAVYPQTLLGNLISMDQVDRMFGFYWNYLKRLSHKFDATIVSGQWLQARVREFGLKNPVAVPFGINKSFFSPQRRSNELRKKLLRELGLGENASLFVSISRFHPEKRLSTIIDGFIKASEKKEMGLIIFGSGPLKRWIKHKSDKSDHVKLMGFTSNRDDLADILASADFFVHGSGAETYGLVVAEALCSGLPIVVPDRGGAVELAGKEYSEIYATGKQDELAEALLSISNRDRSELCQAALQAAEDLICTVDEHFDLLFSIYEKMRRKKLS